TAAACACGTGGTAGGAACCAACTATTGCCTTTTATACCTACACTACCACAGAGAAACCTCCATCCTTGAAGTTATAAGCGTTATAGACAACTTGGGCAAAGGTGCATCTTCTCAAGCGGTGCAAAACTTTAACCTTATGATGGGATTTGAGGAAACTTTAGCGCTAAAGGGGCTGGCGACCTTTCCTTAAGCGGATAGCTCTTCTCTTATTATCTCAAGCAGAGCAAGAAGCACTTTCTTGACACTTTCCTTGTCTATTGCGGAAACAGGTAATACGGGTATACCTTCATCCTCGCTTATATCAAGAGCGAAAGCCACATCCTCTGGTGGCCATGCATTGGGTAGGTCTTGTTTGTTAGCACCTACCACCATGGGAACTGGAAAGCGAGACTGGAAGAAGTTTATTATTTTCCTTGCCTCGTGGAAAGTGGAAGGGTCCGTGCTGTCTACAAGTATTATTATCCCAAGAGCACCCTCACCCAGTATCTCCCACATGAAGTCAAACCTTGACTGACCTGGCGTGCCAAAGAGATACAGCTCGTGCTCATCGTCTATACGAATTTTTCCAAAGTCCATTGCAACGGTGGTGTATTCTTTTACATTCTTTTCACCAACTGCCTGCGTTTTCCGTTCTGTTTTGACAGGTTTTATCTCACTAACTGTCTCTATAAACTGCGTCTTGCCTGCTGCAAAGGGTCCAGCAATTACTATTTTTATTTTCTTTTTCTTCTTTACAGCCTTCATCATAACTCTTTTATTCTTTCTATTATCTTCATTAAAAGGTCAAGAGCTATTGAAGGTTTTTGTTTCTTTTCCTTTCTCTTTCTCTTTATAACTCCAAGGGCAAGAAAGCCATAGAGAGCTCTGTCTACTGTGAGATTGTCAAGACCAGAATCCTTTCTTATGTCATATACTGTCCTCTCACCATCTATAAGGGAAAAGACCTTTTTCTCCTCTGGAGTAAGCTCTACCTTCTTTAATTTCTCCTCAGAACCTTCCACTGGTTCAAAGACGATAAGTTCATCAGATATCTTCCTTTCGACCTCCTCCGGACTAAGAGTACGGGATGCCATCATTATTATATTTTCAATAGGGTATGCCACTGGATAGGTGGAATCGTATTTAACAAAACCGGGTGTGAAGGAGAACACACCTTCCCTCATATGAAGCCTTTCAATAAGAAACCTCTGCACAGTCCTAAAGAGATTATCCTTTGATATACGAAGCTTTTCTATTAGAAGGTCAAAGTCTTTGTCTGCGTAGACTCTGTAAACCTTGTCAATTGGACGTGCAAAGATTATTTGCCCATCCTTCACATAGTAGGCTATTGCTATATCCTGCCATTCCACGATGAGTATTCCGCTCCTCCTGTCTTTAGCTATTATCTGTAGTATATCCACAAGGCTAAAAGTTTTCAGGTCGCCTGTTAGAGCCATAACTTTCTATCTCATCCCTTTTATCTTTTCTTGCACCTTCCTTATCTCCATAAGCAGTAGTCCAAGTTTGGCATTATTGTCCGCAAGGACTACCATAACTGCGTCCTTTCCCACTCCCGTTAGAATAATATACCCTTCCTGACCCTTGATGGTTATTTGTTCCAAATTGCCCTTAGCTAATTCCTCTGAAACGCGTTCACCCAATGAGAGTATAGCTGCACTCATCGCCGCTATTCGGTCCTCTTCCATGCCTGGTTTGAGGACCGATGCTATGGGCAACCCATCTGCGGACACAAGGGATGCACCCTCTAAACCTGTGTTCCTTATCAGCTCCTGTAGAACCTGAGTATATCTATCCATCTTTTCCTCCTTCTGGCTAGTTATAATTATTACATAATAATTATACTAAAATTTCCATAAAAGCATATCGTAAAGAATACCCATAACTGTAGAAAAGCTAATCCAAAAAATCACATAGGCAACCACTAAACCCTTTGGCAGAAACTTAAGGGTTGCGATTATTGTAGGCATGCATATACCCGTGCCACCAAGCATGAAGGTAAGGGACACACCCGAGCTAAAGCCTATATCTCTTAGAGCCTTAGCTATGGGAACTTCTTCACCAGAACACATATATATGGGTATGGATGCAAAGGAGACCAAAGGATAGGAAAGAAAACTTCCCGCTATGGGTCTTATGAGCTCTGGTGGTATGAGGGTTTTTATGAAAGACGCTATGACTATACCAAGAAGGAGGTATTTACCTATTCCAAAGAAGTTGTCCTTGAAGTATGTGCCAAAGGATTTCCATCCGCTTTGACTTGCACCACCAAAGAAAAGGGGCAGACTACTTGGCTTTTTGAAAAAGAGGTCTGCGGTATAGGCAAAAAGTAAGGCAAAGCCTAAGGTGCCAAACAATCTAAGGGCAGTCATAGGAAGACCAAAATATCCGTATGTGAGAAGTAGAGTTATGGGAGATACCACAGGAGCTACTATGAGAAAGGAGAGGACGGGTGCATAGCTCCTTGACATACTATTTATAAGGTTTGCCACAGGAAGCATGGAGCAAGAGCAAAGGGGCAAAAGTCCACCCAGAAACCCTGTGTATATGGGTGCGGTTCTTTTATTTTTGAGAAATACTTTTAGCCAGCTAAGTTTTGTAAAGCCTTGCAGGAGAGAGGTTATGAGGACCGCAATTAAGAAGAAGGGAAGTATATCCAAGGTGTAGTCATACAAGGAAAAGAAAAACTTTTCAAAAAGTTCCATAATAAAAATATCTTAGCCAAAAAGAAAATACAGTATGACTGCGTTCATAATACCTGCGACCACATCGTCCGCCACTACACCATGACCCTTTGGCAGTTTTTCAAAGAGCTTTATGGGATAGGGCTTTAGTATATCCAAGACCCTAAAGGTTATGAAGGCAACCGCCATGGTCTTTAGTGTAGGTTCAATAAAGAGAAAAGAGAAGAAGTAGCCTACTATCTCGTCTATTACCACCTCTTCTGGGTCTTCCTCCCTTGTTAGCTCTATCATATAGTTGGCAGACCAGACCGCAACCGCATACAGCAAAAGCCCAAAAAGTAAGGTGAGCCACCACTTGTAAACAAGCAGATAAACAAGAGGGACACCAAGAAGAGTTCCCACCGTGCCCGGTGCATACCTAAAACGTCCCACGTAAAAGCCCGTGGCGATTAACTCCTGCCACATTATAGGTCTATCCTTGCAAACCTTTTTCTTCCCTCTTCAAAGACATCCCCTCCGTATATATCGTTGGCAACTATAACAGGAAAGTCTTCCACGTATAGTCTTCTTATGGCTTCCGTGCCAAGGTCTTCGTAGGCAACCACCTCTGAGGACTTTATACACTTAGAGAGCAAAACCGCCACACCACCCACCGCTGCAAAGTATACCGCCCTATACTTTTTTAAAAGCTCCCTTACCTGAGGAGACCTATACCCCTTGCCTATCATACCCTTTAGACCCAGCTTTAGAAGGTCTTCCACATACTTATCCATCCTTATAGAGGTAGTAGGACCAGCAGAGCCTATAACTTGCCCAGGCTTTGGTGGTGTGGGACCCACATAGTATATGACCTGTCCCTTTACATCTATGGGTAAAGGCTCTCCCCTTTGAAGAGCTTCCACCATCCTTTTGTGTGCTGCGTCCCTTGCGGTATATATGTAGCCTGTAATGAGAACTTTGTCTCCTGCTCTTAGGTCTTGGATGACTTCGTCAGTTAGTGGTGTTTGAATCCTCTTTTCCATAAACAAATTATAACAACTTTAGGCTCTGTATCTGCTTAGAATAAGTGCGGAAGGCACACCCCAAAGGAAAGAAGACAAAAGCAAAAAGCTATGAAAGACAAAGCCCATTTTTAGCCACTCCCTTAGGCTCTCACCCAAAAGTTTAAGAGGAATTCCAAAGGCAAACTCGTAAGTGCCAAAACCCATAAAGCTATGAATAGGAAGCACAGAGCTAAGCTCTCCACCAAGAAAAGCAAGAAAGCCCTTGTATATATCCATGCTATCTATAGGCAGTAAAACAATTAAGGCTAAGAACTTTAGGCTATGAGACAGAGAGGAAAGCAGAAAAAGTAAAAAAGACAAGCTAAAACTAAGCTCCCTTTTGATAAAATCCTTTAACTCACCAAACCTGCCTCTATTAGGCAGGAGCAAATATCCTAACCTTAAATTCAAAGATAAAATTAAAACAAGCACAGAAGCCAAAAGTGCATAAAGATTAACCACAGAAAAGCTAAGAAAAAGCAGAAAAAAGAGGGTAAGAAGGTCATATAATCGTCCCATAAAGAAAGACCAAAGGGAAGCACTCAAGTTAACTCCAAGCCTTTTTGCATAGTAAAACCAACTAAGTTCTCCAGTCCTTGCGGGCAGAAGGTTGTTAAAGAGTATGTTAGCGGAGTTTATGAGAAAAACCTGATATAGGCTTAGGTTTCTCAAAAGCAGTTTCCATCTTATAGACCTCACTAACTGGCTAAGGCTGTATAGAAAAAAGGCAAAAAGCAGGTTTTTAAGCTCAACATCCTTTAGACTGGAAAGAAGCTCACCTACAGGGACAAAGTAAAAAAGGAAAGCAAGGAAAAGAAGGGTAAGGACAAAGGGAAGGAGTTTTTTCAATCCTTTTCTGGCACGTCGTGGATAACAATCCTTTTGCCTGCAAACCTTGAAAGTATCTCTATGGCAACTTCAACGCCAGAGCCAGCACAAGAGGTAAAGTGAGAGGAAAACCCAGCAAGAGTTCCAGTTACAAAGAGGTTTTTGTCTACTTCAAAGTCCTTGTGCTTTATCATAACCCTACCGGGCTTTGGAGATTTAGGGTTTTCCACCACCTCTACCTGCAGACCTTCTATGTTAAAAGAATGAAAGCCTCCTGCCAAGACTACATAGTCCGCGGTAAAGCTCTTACCAGAGGCAGTCCGAAGTTCAAAGCCCTCTTCCTTTTTCTGTATGCTCTTTACCTCTTCTTGCAAAAAGTCCACACCACCCCACTGGTCTATCTGCTCCCTTATCTTTTGCAAAAGCTCTGTGCC
Above is a genomic segment from Aquificaceae bacterium containing:
- a CDS encoding DUF4388 domain-containing protein produces the protein MALTGDLKTFSLVDILQIIAKDRRSGILIVEWQDIAIAYYVKDGQIIFARPIDKVYRVYADKDFDLLIEKLRISKDNLFRTVQRFLIERLHMREGVFSFTPGFVKYDSTYPVAYPIENIIMMASRTLSPEEVERKISDELIVFEPVEGSEEKLKKVELTPEEKKVFSLIDGERTVYDIRKDSGLDNLTVDRALYGFLALGVIKRKRKEKKQKPSIALDLLMKIIERIKEL
- a CDS encoding phosphatidylglycerophosphatase A, with the protein product MWQELIATGFYVGRFRYAPGTVGTLLGVPLVYLLVYKWWLTLLFGLLLYAVAVWSANYMIELTREEDPEEVVIDEIVGYFFSFLFIEPTLKTMAVAFITFRVLDILKPYPIKLFEKLPKGHGVVADDVVAGIMNAVILYFLFG
- a CDS encoding FAD/NAD(P)-binding protein, whose amino-acid sequence is MKYDVAIVGGGASGLSCALTLVSARGRGWQWAEGRRYIVFDTDNSDLKKALLRNVPGLDTMLGTELLQKIREQIDQWGGVDFLQEEVKSIQKKEEGFELRTASGKSFTADYVVLAGGFHSFNIEGLQVEVVENPKSPKPGRVMIKHKDFEVDKNLFVTGTLAGFSSHFTSCAGSGVEVAIEILSRFAGKRIVIHDVPEKD
- a CDS encoding lysylphosphatidylglycerol synthase domain-containing protein, with product MKKLLPFVLTLLFLAFLFYFVPVGELLSSLKDVELKNLLFAFFLYSLSQLVRSIRWKLLLRNLSLYQVFLINSANILFNNLLPARTGELSWFYYAKRLGVNLSASLWSFFMGRLYDLLTLFFLLFLSFSVVNLYALLASVLVLILSLNLRLGYLLLPNRGRFGELKDFIKRELSFSLSFLLFLLSSLSHSLKFLALIVLLPIDSMDIYKGFLAFLGGELSSVLPIHSFMGFGTYEFAFGIPLKLLGESLREWLKMGFVFHSFLLLSSFLWGVPSALILSRYRA
- a CDS encoding Fe-S-containing hydro-lyase, giving the protein MEKRIQTPLTDEVIQDLRAGDKVLITGYIYTARDAAHKRMVEALQRGEPLPIDVKGQVIYYVGPTPPKPGQVIGSAGPTTSIRMDKYVEDLLKLGLKGMIGKGYRSPQVRELLKKYRAVYFAAVGGVAVLLSKCIKSSEVVAYEDLGTEAIRRLYVEDFPVIVANDIYGGDVFEEGRKRFARIDL
- a CDS encoding permease, with protein sequence MELFEKFFFSLYDYTLDILPFFLIAVLITSLLQGFTKLSWLKVFLKNKRTAPIYTGFLGGLLPLCSCSMLPVANLINSMSRSYAPVLSFLIVAPVVSPITLLLTYGYFGLPMTALRLFGTLGFALLFAYTADLFFKKPSSLPLFFGGASQSGWKSFGTYFKDNFFGIGKYLLLGIVIASFIKTLIPPELIRPIAGSFLSYPLVSFASIPIYMCSGEEVPIAKALRDIGFSSGVSLTFMLGGTGICMPTIIATLKFLPKGLVVAYVIFWISFSTVMGILYDMLLWKF
- a CDS encoding roadblock/LC7 domain-containing protein, with amino-acid sequence MDRYTQVLQELIRNTGLEGASLVSADGLPIASVLKPGMEEDRIAAMSAAILSLGERVSEELAKGNLEQITIKGQEGYIILTGVGKDAVMVVLADNNAKLGLLLMEIRKVQEKIKGMR
- a CDS encoding ATP/GTP-binding protein, whose product is MMKAVKKKKKIKIVIAGPFAAGKTQFIETVSEIKPVKTERKTQAVGEKNVKEYTTVAMDFGKIRIDDEHELYLFGTPGQSRFDFMWEILGEGALGIIILVDSTDPSTFHEARKIINFFQSRFPVPMVVGANKQDLPNAWPPEDVAFALDISEDEGIPVLPVSAIDKESVKKVLLALLEIIREELSA